A stretch of Physeter macrocephalus isolate SW-GA chromosome 1, ASM283717v5, whole genome shotgun sequence DNA encodes these proteins:
- the COL8A1 gene encoding collagen alpha-1(VIII) chain gives MAGPPALLQLLGVLLTISLGSVRLIQAGAYYGIKPLPPQIPPQIPPQIPQYQPLGQQVPHMPLGKDGFSMGKELPHMQYGKEYPYLPQYMKEMQPAPRMGKEAAPKKGKEIPLASLRGEQGPRGEPGPRGPPGPPGLPGQGIPGIKGKPGPQGYPGIGKPGMPGMPGKPGAMGMPGAKGEIGPKGEIGPMGIPGPQGPPGPHGLPGIGKPGGPGLPGQPGAKGERGPKGPPGPPGLQGPKGEKGFGMPGLPGLKGPPGMHGPPGPVGLPGVGKPGVTGFPGPQGPLGKPGPPGEPGPQGPIGVPGFQGPPGMPGIGKPGQDGIPGQPGFPGGKGEQGLPGLPGPPGPPGIGKPGFPGPKGDRGIGGVPGALGPRGERGPTGAPGLGGPPGEPGLPGIPGPMGPPGAIGFPGPKGEGGAVGPQGPLGPKGEPGLQGFPGKPGFLGEAGPPGMRGLPGLIGPKGEAGHKGLPGLPGAPGLLGPKGEPGIPGEQGLQGPPGIPGIAGPSGPIGPPGIPGPKGEPGLPGPPGFPGVGKPGVAGLHGAPGKPGALGPQGQPGLPGPPGPPGPPGLPAVMPPTPPPHGEYLPDMGLGIDGVKAPHAYGAKKGKNGGPAYEMPAFTAELTAPFPPVGAPVKFDKLLYNGRQNYNPQTGIFTCEVPGVYYFAYHVHCKGGNVWVALFKNNEPMMYTYDEYKKGFLDQASGSAVLLLRPGDRVFLQMPSEQAAGLYAGQYVHSSFSGYLLYPM, from the exons ATGGCTGGTCCACCTGCCCTTCTGCAGCTGCTGGGAGTACTGCTTACCATTTCCCTGGGTTCCGTCCGGCTCATCCAAGCTGGTGCCTACTATGGCATCAAGCCGCTGCCGCCTCAAATTCCTCCTCAGATTCCACCACAAATTCCGCAATACCAGCCCCTGGGCCAGCAAGTACCTCACATGCCTTTGGGTAAAGATGGCTTTAGCATGGGCAAGGAGCTGCCCCACATGCAGTATGGCAAAGAGTATCCATATCTACCCCAATATATGAAGGAAATGCAGCCGGCACCAAGAATGGGCAAGGAAGCAGCACCCAAGAAAGGCAAAG AAATACCATTAGCCAGTTTACGGGGGGAGCAAGGTCCCCGTGGAGAGCCTGGCCCAAGAGGACCACCTGGGCCCCCTGGTTTACCAGGTCAAGGGATACCTGGAATCAAAGGAAAACCAGGGCCACAGGGATATCCAGGAATTGGAAAGCCAGGTATGCCTGGAATGCCAGGAAAGCCAGGAGCCATGGGAATGCCCGGGGCCAAAGGTGAAATTGGACCCAAAGGGGAGATCGGACCCATGGGGATCCCAGGACCGCAAGGACCTCCAGGGCCTCACGGACTTCCTGGCATTGGGAAGCCAGGTGGGCCAGGGTTACCAGGGCAACCAGGTGCCAAAGGTGAGCGAGGACCCAAAGGACCACCAGGACCTCCAGGCCTTCAGGGTCCTAAAGGAGAGAAGGGCTTCGGGATGCCAGGCCTGCCAGGCCTGAAGGGTCCTCCAGGGATGCATGGCCCTCCCGGCCCTGTCGGACTTCCAGGAGTGGGCAAACCAGGAGTGACAGGCTTCCCTGGGCCCCAGGGCCCCCTGGGAAAGCCAGGCCCTCCAGGCGAACCTGGGCCACAAGGCCCTATAGGGGTCCCAGGGTTTCAAGGACCTCCTGGGATGCCTGGAATTGGAAAACCAGGCCAGGATGGGATCCCTGGGCAGCCAGGATTTCCAGGTGGCAAAGGGGAGCAAGGACTGCCAGGACTGCCAGGACCCCCAGGCCCTCCAGGGATTGGGAAACCCGGCTTCCCAGGCCCCAAAGGCGACAGGGGCATAGGGGGTGTTCCTGGGGCTCTGGGAccaagaggggagagaggacCAACAGGTGCCCCTGGATTGGGGGGCCCCCCAGGAGAGCCAGGCCTTCCTGGAATCCCAGGTCCCATGGGCCCTCCAGGGGCTATCGGTTTCCCCGGACCCAAAGGAGAAGGTGGGGCTGTGGGGCCACAGGGGCCACTAGGTCCCAAGGGTGAGCCAGGGCTTCAAGGCTTCCCAGGAAAGCCAGGTTTCCTTGGTGAAGCGGGGCCCCCCGGCATGAGGGGTTTGCCAGGTCTCATAGGGCCCAAGGGGGAAGCTGGGCATAAAGGTTTGCCAGGGCTCCCTGGTGCCCCAGGGCTGCTTGGACCGAAGGGAGAGCCAGGAATCCCAGGGGAACAGGGCTTACAGGGCCCCCCAGGTATCCCAGGGATTGCAGGCCCGAGTGGCCCCATTGGACCGCCTGGAATTCCTGGCCCCAAAGGGGAACCGGGTCTCCCAGGGCCCCCTGGGTTCCCTGGAGTAGGGAAGCCCGGAGTAGCAGGACTTCATGGCGCCCCAGGGAAGCCTGGTGCCCTTGGTCCCCAAGGCCAGCCTGGCCTTCCAGGGCCCCCAGGCCCTCCAGGGCCCCCGGGACTCCCAGCTGTGATGCCCCCGACACCACCACCCCATGGAGAGTATCTACCAGATATGGGGCTGGGAATTGACGGAGTGAAAGCCCCCCACGCCTATGGGGCTAAGAAAGGCAAGAACGGAGGGCCAGCCTATGAGATGCCTGCATTTACCGCTGAGCTGACTGCGCCTTTCCCACCCGTGGGGGCCCCAGTGAAGTTTGACAAACTGCTCTATAACGGCAGACAGAACTACAACCCGCAGACGGGCATCTTCACCTGTGAGGTCCCTGGGGTCTACTACTTTGCATACCACGTTCACTGCAAGGGGGGCAACGTGTGGGTTGCTCTGTTCAAGAACAACGAGCCCATGATGTACACGTATGACGAGTACAAGAagggcttcctggaccaggcGTCCGGGAGCGCGGTGCTGCTGCTCCGGCCCGGAGACCGGGTGTTCCTCCAGATGCCCTCTgaacaggctgcaggactgtatgCCGGGCAGTACGTCCATTCCTCTTTTTCAGGGTATTTATTGTATCccatgtaa